A portion of the Aphelocoma coerulescens isolate FSJ_1873_10779 chromosome 1, UR_Acoe_1.0, whole genome shotgun sequence genome contains these proteins:
- the KCNJ15 gene encoding ATP-sensitive inward rectifier potassium channel 15 isoform X1: protein MLSRALGAVWNWKLRRRDRGGELDLRSEPSDFNSDQMSLFRALKKTCSLIKKSLFSRETPEAVRMEPTKINMSRVPLVNGGIDTAMLKAHKPRVMSKSGHSNVRIDKVDGIYLLYLQDLWTTVIDMKWRYKLTLFAATFVMTWFLFGVIYYAIAFLHGDLEMNKFSPKREPCVKNVDSLTGAFLFSLESQTTIGYGFRFITEECPHAIFLLVAQLVITTLIEIFITGTFLAKIARPKKRAETIKFSHCAVITKHNGELCLVIRVANMRKSLLIQCQLSGKLLQTYETKEGERILLNQASVKFNVDSSSESPFLILPLTFYHILDESSPLRDLTPQNLKEKDFELVVLLNATVESTSAVCQSRTSYIPEEIHWGYEFVPVVSLSPNGKYVADFSQFEKIRRSTDSTFYSVDSEKQKLEEKYRQEDQRERELRTMLLQQSNV, encoded by the exons GAAGGGACAGAGGTGGTGAGCTGGATCTGCGTTCTGAACCCAGCGACTTTAATTCTGATCAGATGTCTCTCTTCAGGGCATTAAAGAAAACCTGCTCACTAATCAAAAAGAGCCTCTTCTCTAGAGAAac GCCTGAAGCAGTGAGGATGGAACCCACGAAGATCAACATGTCCCGCGTGCCCCTGGTCAACGGCGGCATCGACACCGCCATGCTCAAGGCACACAAACCCCGCGTGATGTCCAAGAGCGGCCACAGCAACGTGAGGATTGACAAAGTCGATGGCATTTACCTGCTCTACCTGCAGGATCTGTGGACTACAGTCATAGACATGAAATGGAGGTACAAACTCACCCTGTTTGCTGCTACTTTTGTCATGACCTGGTTCCTTTTTGGGGTGATCTACTACGCCATCGCTTTCCTTCACGGGGACTTGGAAATGAACAAGTTCTCCCCAAAGCGGGAGCCGTGCGTGAAGAACGTGGACTCCCTGACTGGGGCATTCCTCTTCTCCCTGGAGTCCCAGACAACCATTGGCTATGGATTTCGTTTCATCACAGAAGAGTGTCCCCACGCCATCTTCTTGCTTGTGGCCCAGCTGGTCATCACCACCCTGATTGAGATCTTCATCACAGGTACCTTCCTGGCCAAGATCGCAAGGCCGAAGAAAAGGGCAGAGACAATTAAATTCAGCCACTGCGCCGTCATCACCAAACACAACGGGGAGCTTTGCCTGGTGATCAGAGTGGCAAACATGAGGAAGAGCCTCCTGATACAGTGTCAGCTCTCTGGGAAGCTTCTTCAGACCTACGAAACCAAAGAAGGGGAGAGGATTCTGCTGAACCAAGCCAGTGTCAAATTCAATGTTGACTCCTCTTCGGAGAGTCCATTTCTCATTTTGCCTTTAACCTTCTACCACATTTTGGATGAAAGCAGCCCTCTGAGAGACCTCACACCTCAAAACCTCAAGGAGAAGGACTTTGAGCTCGTGGTGCTCCTGAACGCCACGGTGGAGTCCACCAGCGCTGTCTGCCAGAGCAGGACTTCCTACATCCCTGAGGAGATCCACTGGGGCTACGAGTTCGTGCCTGTGGTTTCCCTCTCTCCAAACGGAAAGTACGTGGCGGATTTCAGCCAGTTTGAGAAGATCAGGAGAAGCACAGATTCTACTTTTTACAGTGTGGACtctgaaaagcaaaagctgGAGGAGAAATACAGGCAGGAGGACCAAAGAGAGAGGGAACTGAGAACAATGTTGTTACAGCAAAGTAATGTTTGA
- the KCNJ15 gene encoding ATP-sensitive inward rectifier potassium channel 15 isoform X2: MSRALKKTCSLIKKSLFSRETPEAVRMEPTKINMSRVPLVNGGIDTAMLKAHKPRVMSKSGHSNVRIDKVDGIYLLYLQDLWTTVIDMKWRYKLTLFAATFVMTWFLFGVIYYAIAFLHGDLEMNKFSPKREPCVKNVDSLTGAFLFSLESQTTIGYGFRFITEECPHAIFLLVAQLVITTLIEIFITGTFLAKIARPKKRAETIKFSHCAVITKHNGELCLVIRVANMRKSLLIQCQLSGKLLQTYETKEGERILLNQASVKFNVDSSSESPFLILPLTFYHILDESSPLRDLTPQNLKEKDFELVVLLNATVESTSAVCQSRTSYIPEEIHWGYEFVPVVSLSPNGKYVADFSQFEKIRRSTDSTFYSVDSEKQKLEEKYRQEDQRERELRTMLLQQSNV, translated from the exons ATGTCAAG GGCATTAAAGAAAACCTGCTCACTAATCAAAAAGAGCCTCTTCTCTAGAGAAac GCCTGAAGCAGTGAGGATGGAACCCACGAAGATCAACATGTCCCGCGTGCCCCTGGTCAACGGCGGCATCGACACCGCCATGCTCAAGGCACACAAACCCCGCGTGATGTCCAAGAGCGGCCACAGCAACGTGAGGATTGACAAAGTCGATGGCATTTACCTGCTCTACCTGCAGGATCTGTGGACTACAGTCATAGACATGAAATGGAGGTACAAACTCACCCTGTTTGCTGCTACTTTTGTCATGACCTGGTTCCTTTTTGGGGTGATCTACTACGCCATCGCTTTCCTTCACGGGGACTTGGAAATGAACAAGTTCTCCCCAAAGCGGGAGCCGTGCGTGAAGAACGTGGACTCCCTGACTGGGGCATTCCTCTTCTCCCTGGAGTCCCAGACAACCATTGGCTATGGATTTCGTTTCATCACAGAAGAGTGTCCCCACGCCATCTTCTTGCTTGTGGCCCAGCTGGTCATCACCACCCTGATTGAGATCTTCATCACAGGTACCTTCCTGGCCAAGATCGCAAGGCCGAAGAAAAGGGCAGAGACAATTAAATTCAGCCACTGCGCCGTCATCACCAAACACAACGGGGAGCTTTGCCTGGTGATCAGAGTGGCAAACATGAGGAAGAGCCTCCTGATACAGTGTCAGCTCTCTGGGAAGCTTCTTCAGACCTACGAAACCAAAGAAGGGGAGAGGATTCTGCTGAACCAAGCCAGTGTCAAATTCAATGTTGACTCCTCTTCGGAGAGTCCATTTCTCATTTTGCCTTTAACCTTCTACCACATTTTGGATGAAAGCAGCCCTCTGAGAGACCTCACACCTCAAAACCTCAAGGAGAAGGACTTTGAGCTCGTGGTGCTCCTGAACGCCACGGTGGAGTCCACCAGCGCTGTCTGCCAGAGCAGGACTTCCTACATCCCTGAGGAGATCCACTGGGGCTACGAGTTCGTGCCTGTGGTTTCCCTCTCTCCAAACGGAAAGTACGTGGCGGATTTCAGCCAGTTTGAGAAGATCAGGAGAAGCACAGATTCTACTTTTTACAGTGTGGACtctgaaaagcaaaagctgGAGGAGAAATACAGGCAGGAGGACCAAAGAGAGAGGGAACTGAGAACAATGTTGTTACAGCAAAGTAATGTTTGA
- the KCNJ15 gene encoding ATP-sensitive inward rectifier potassium channel 15 isoform X4 has translation MQEEHFCVYASWLRLADNVLPGSSGNVLVRSLAAGITLMSRPEAVRMEPTKINMSRVPLVNGGIDTAMLKAHKPRVMSKSGHSNVRIDKVDGIYLLYLQDLWTTVIDMKWRYKLTLFAATFVMTWFLFGVIYYAIAFLHGDLEMNKFSPKREPCVKNVDSLTGAFLFSLESQTTIGYGFRFITEECPHAIFLLVAQLVITTLIEIFITGTFLAKIARPKKRAETIKFSHCAVITKHNGELCLVIRVANMRKSLLIQCQLSGKLLQTYETKEGERILLNQASVKFNVDSSSESPFLILPLTFYHILDESSPLRDLTPQNLKEKDFELVVLLNATVESTSAVCQSRTSYIPEEIHWGYEFVPVVSLSPNGKYVADFSQFEKIRRSTDSTFYSVDSEKQKLEEKYRQEDQRERELRTMLLQQSNV, from the exons ATGCAAGAGGAACATTTTTGCGTGTATGCAAGCTGGCTTCGGCTCGCTGATAATGTGCTCCCTGGAAGCAGTGGTAATGTGCTGGTTAGATCCCTGGCTGCTGGAATTACCTTAATGTCAAG GCCTGAAGCAGTGAGGATGGAACCCACGAAGATCAACATGTCCCGCGTGCCCCTGGTCAACGGCGGCATCGACACCGCCATGCTCAAGGCACACAAACCCCGCGTGATGTCCAAGAGCGGCCACAGCAACGTGAGGATTGACAAAGTCGATGGCATTTACCTGCTCTACCTGCAGGATCTGTGGACTACAGTCATAGACATGAAATGGAGGTACAAACTCACCCTGTTTGCTGCTACTTTTGTCATGACCTGGTTCCTTTTTGGGGTGATCTACTACGCCATCGCTTTCCTTCACGGGGACTTGGAAATGAACAAGTTCTCCCCAAAGCGGGAGCCGTGCGTGAAGAACGTGGACTCCCTGACTGGGGCATTCCTCTTCTCCCTGGAGTCCCAGACAACCATTGGCTATGGATTTCGTTTCATCACAGAAGAGTGTCCCCACGCCATCTTCTTGCTTGTGGCCCAGCTGGTCATCACCACCCTGATTGAGATCTTCATCACAGGTACCTTCCTGGCCAAGATCGCAAGGCCGAAGAAAAGGGCAGAGACAATTAAATTCAGCCACTGCGCCGTCATCACCAAACACAACGGGGAGCTTTGCCTGGTGATCAGAGTGGCAAACATGAGGAAGAGCCTCCTGATACAGTGTCAGCTCTCTGGGAAGCTTCTTCAGACCTACGAAACCAAAGAAGGGGAGAGGATTCTGCTGAACCAAGCCAGTGTCAAATTCAATGTTGACTCCTCTTCGGAGAGTCCATTTCTCATTTTGCCTTTAACCTTCTACCACATTTTGGATGAAAGCAGCCCTCTGAGAGACCTCACACCTCAAAACCTCAAGGAGAAGGACTTTGAGCTCGTGGTGCTCCTGAACGCCACGGTGGAGTCCACCAGCGCTGTCTGCCAGAGCAGGACTTCCTACATCCCTGAGGAGATCCACTGGGGCTACGAGTTCGTGCCTGTGGTTTCCCTCTCTCCAAACGGAAAGTACGTGGCGGATTTCAGCCAGTTTGAGAAGATCAGGAGAAGCACAGATTCTACTTTTTACAGTGTGGACtctgaaaagcaaaagctgGAGGAGAAATACAGGCAGGAGGACCAAAGAGAGAGGGAACTGAGAACAATGTTGTTACAGCAAAGTAATGTTTGA
- the KCNJ15 gene encoding ATP-sensitive inward rectifier potassium channel 15 isoform X5 — MEPTKINMSRVPLVNGGIDTAMLKAHKPRVMSKSGHSNVRIDKVDGIYLLYLQDLWTTVIDMKWRYKLTLFAATFVMTWFLFGVIYYAIAFLHGDLEMNKFSPKREPCVKNVDSLTGAFLFSLESQTTIGYGFRFITEECPHAIFLLVAQLVITTLIEIFITGTFLAKIARPKKRAETIKFSHCAVITKHNGELCLVIRVANMRKSLLIQCQLSGKLLQTYETKEGERILLNQASVKFNVDSSSESPFLILPLTFYHILDESSPLRDLTPQNLKEKDFELVVLLNATVESTSAVCQSRTSYIPEEIHWGYEFVPVVSLSPNGKYVADFSQFEKIRRSTDSTFYSVDSEKQKLEEKYRQEDQRERELRTMLLQQSNV; from the coding sequence ATGGAACCCACGAAGATCAACATGTCCCGCGTGCCCCTGGTCAACGGCGGCATCGACACCGCCATGCTCAAGGCACACAAACCCCGCGTGATGTCCAAGAGCGGCCACAGCAACGTGAGGATTGACAAAGTCGATGGCATTTACCTGCTCTACCTGCAGGATCTGTGGACTACAGTCATAGACATGAAATGGAGGTACAAACTCACCCTGTTTGCTGCTACTTTTGTCATGACCTGGTTCCTTTTTGGGGTGATCTACTACGCCATCGCTTTCCTTCACGGGGACTTGGAAATGAACAAGTTCTCCCCAAAGCGGGAGCCGTGCGTGAAGAACGTGGACTCCCTGACTGGGGCATTCCTCTTCTCCCTGGAGTCCCAGACAACCATTGGCTATGGATTTCGTTTCATCACAGAAGAGTGTCCCCACGCCATCTTCTTGCTTGTGGCCCAGCTGGTCATCACCACCCTGATTGAGATCTTCATCACAGGTACCTTCCTGGCCAAGATCGCAAGGCCGAAGAAAAGGGCAGAGACAATTAAATTCAGCCACTGCGCCGTCATCACCAAACACAACGGGGAGCTTTGCCTGGTGATCAGAGTGGCAAACATGAGGAAGAGCCTCCTGATACAGTGTCAGCTCTCTGGGAAGCTTCTTCAGACCTACGAAACCAAAGAAGGGGAGAGGATTCTGCTGAACCAAGCCAGTGTCAAATTCAATGTTGACTCCTCTTCGGAGAGTCCATTTCTCATTTTGCCTTTAACCTTCTACCACATTTTGGATGAAAGCAGCCCTCTGAGAGACCTCACACCTCAAAACCTCAAGGAGAAGGACTTTGAGCTCGTGGTGCTCCTGAACGCCACGGTGGAGTCCACCAGCGCTGTCTGCCAGAGCAGGACTTCCTACATCCCTGAGGAGATCCACTGGGGCTACGAGTTCGTGCCTGTGGTTTCCCTCTCTCCAAACGGAAAGTACGTGGCGGATTTCAGCCAGTTTGAGAAGATCAGGAGAAGCACAGATTCTACTTTTTACAGTGTGGACtctgaaaagcaaaagctgGAGGAGAAATACAGGCAGGAGGACCAAAGAGAGAGGGAACTGAGAACAATGTTGTTACAGCAAAGTAATGTTTGA
- the KCNJ15 gene encoding ATP-sensitive inward rectifier potassium channel 15 isoform X3, translating into MQEEHFCVYASWLRLADNVLPGSSGNVLVRSLAAGITLMSRYSCLVVWPEAVRMEPTKINMSRVPLVNGGIDTAMLKAHKPRVMSKSGHSNVRIDKVDGIYLLYLQDLWTTVIDMKWRYKLTLFAATFVMTWFLFGVIYYAIAFLHGDLEMNKFSPKREPCVKNVDSLTGAFLFSLESQTTIGYGFRFITEECPHAIFLLVAQLVITTLIEIFITGTFLAKIARPKKRAETIKFSHCAVITKHNGELCLVIRVANMRKSLLIQCQLSGKLLQTYETKEGERILLNQASVKFNVDSSSESPFLILPLTFYHILDESSPLRDLTPQNLKEKDFELVVLLNATVESTSAVCQSRTSYIPEEIHWGYEFVPVVSLSPNGKYVADFSQFEKIRRSTDSTFYSVDSEKQKLEEKYRQEDQRERELRTMLLQQSNV; encoded by the exons ATGCAAGAGGAACATTTTTGCGTGTATGCAAGCTGGCTTCGGCTCGCTGATAATGTGCTCCCTGGAAGCAGTGGTAATGTGCTGGTTAGATCCCTGGCTGCTGGAATTACCTTAATGTCAAGGTATTCATGCTTGGTGGTTTG GCCTGAAGCAGTGAGGATGGAACCCACGAAGATCAACATGTCCCGCGTGCCCCTGGTCAACGGCGGCATCGACACCGCCATGCTCAAGGCACACAAACCCCGCGTGATGTCCAAGAGCGGCCACAGCAACGTGAGGATTGACAAAGTCGATGGCATTTACCTGCTCTACCTGCAGGATCTGTGGACTACAGTCATAGACATGAAATGGAGGTACAAACTCACCCTGTTTGCTGCTACTTTTGTCATGACCTGGTTCCTTTTTGGGGTGATCTACTACGCCATCGCTTTCCTTCACGGGGACTTGGAAATGAACAAGTTCTCCCCAAAGCGGGAGCCGTGCGTGAAGAACGTGGACTCCCTGACTGGGGCATTCCTCTTCTCCCTGGAGTCCCAGACAACCATTGGCTATGGATTTCGTTTCATCACAGAAGAGTGTCCCCACGCCATCTTCTTGCTTGTGGCCCAGCTGGTCATCACCACCCTGATTGAGATCTTCATCACAGGTACCTTCCTGGCCAAGATCGCAAGGCCGAAGAAAAGGGCAGAGACAATTAAATTCAGCCACTGCGCCGTCATCACCAAACACAACGGGGAGCTTTGCCTGGTGATCAGAGTGGCAAACATGAGGAAGAGCCTCCTGATACAGTGTCAGCTCTCTGGGAAGCTTCTTCAGACCTACGAAACCAAAGAAGGGGAGAGGATTCTGCTGAACCAAGCCAGTGTCAAATTCAATGTTGACTCCTCTTCGGAGAGTCCATTTCTCATTTTGCCTTTAACCTTCTACCACATTTTGGATGAAAGCAGCCCTCTGAGAGACCTCACACCTCAAAACCTCAAGGAGAAGGACTTTGAGCTCGTGGTGCTCCTGAACGCCACGGTGGAGTCCACCAGCGCTGTCTGCCAGAGCAGGACTTCCTACATCCCTGAGGAGATCCACTGGGGCTACGAGTTCGTGCCTGTGGTTTCCCTCTCTCCAAACGGAAAGTACGTGGCGGATTTCAGCCAGTTTGAGAAGATCAGGAGAAGCACAGATTCTACTTTTTACAGTGTGGACtctgaaaagcaaaagctgGAGGAGAAATACAGGCAGGAGGACCAAAGAGAGAGGGAACTGAGAACAATGTTGTTACAGCAAAGTAATGTTTGA